In a genomic window of Candidatus Poribacteria bacterium:
- the queF gene encoding NADPH-dependent 7-cyano-7-deazaguanine reductase QueF, whose amino-acid sequence MGFPQVQLAWEGSDVPQAEGKALPFRSEDAIDAAVLETFPYQGVEQEIVCTTREFTAVCPFSGLPDIARVTVTYVPSDRCVELKSLKYYYLSYRDVGIYQEHVTDRILRDLVRLLDPKRMMVETDYNVRGGIHTVCRASHQGDGAG is encoded by the coding sequence GTGGGGTTCCCTCAAGTCCAACTAGCCTGGGAAGGGAGCGACGTGCCGCAGGCTGAGGGCAAGGCTCTACCGTTTCGGTCGGAGGATGCGATCGACGCCGCCGTTCTGGAGACGTTCCCCTACCAGGGCGTGGAGCAGGAGATCGTCTGCACGACCCGCGAGTTCACGGCAGTCTGTCCATTCTCCGGGCTGCCCGACATCGCTCGCGTGACCGTGACGTACGTGCCGTCAGACCGATGCGTGGAACTCAAGTCGCTCAAGTACTATTATCTCTCCTACCGTGATGTCGGCATCTACCAGGAGCACGTCACGGACAGGATCCTCCGCGATCTCGTCAGGCTGCTCGATCCAAAGCGCATGATGGTCGAGACGGACTACAACGTGCGCGGCGGCATTCACACCGTCTGCCGTGCGTCTCACCAGGGCGACGGAGCGGGCTGA